One region of Vigna angularis cultivar LongXiaoDou No.4 chromosome 10, ASM1680809v1, whole genome shotgun sequence genomic DNA includes:
- the LOC108322344 gene encoding WUSCHEL-related homeobox 7: protein MNQNLTNLEVQDKIGYKRWAPTREQVALLEAIFAFGIRNPEQIHEIATRLKVYGEIGEYSVYCWFQNYGYREKQRCLKRNTTTISYSPIPLLPPFMDDLSRTTPSVPDRVTLDLFPIPPVPERQVIPPSFRFQVNAPSVELSLRLPSADE, encoded by the exons atgaaccaaaatttaacaaatttggAAGTTcaggacaaaatagggtataaACGATGGGCTCCAACTAGAGAACAGGTGGCCTTATTAGAGGCCATTTTCGCATTTGGAATAAGAAACCCAGAACAAATACATGAAATCGCGACTAGGCTTAAAGTTTATGGAGAGATTGGTGAATATAGTGTCTACTGTTGGTTCCAAAACTATGGATATCGTGAAAAACAGCGATGCCTGAAACGAAACACCACCACCATTTCTTACTCTCCAATACCCCTCCTGCCGCCTTTTATGGATG atcTTTCACGCACAACGCCATCGGTTCCAGATCGGGTGACGCTGGATCTTTTCCCGATTCCTCCCGTTCCTGAAAGACAAGTGATCCCTCCCTCCTTTCGGTTCCAGGTGAACGCCCCTTCAGTTGAACTTTCTCTAAGACTGCCTTCGGCCGACGAGTAG